From the genome of Verrucomicrobiia bacterium, one region includes:
- the ilvN gene encoding acetolactate synthase small subunit, protein MRHTISVLVENKFGVLTRVAGLFTGRGYNIHSLNVAPTHDATASCMTIVTHGDDATLEQIIKQLSKLPDVLKVQHFEDGEYVDRELVLVKVAVDSKHRAEVMQITDIFRAKIVDVQPKNLIIEITGDENKIEKFIGLMDNFGIVALTRTGKAAMPRA, encoded by the coding sequence ATGCGACACACCATCTCAGTCCTCGTAGAAAATAAATTCGGCGTGCTGACCCGCGTGGCGGGCCTGTTCACGGGTCGTGGTTACAACATCCATTCCCTCAATGTCGCTCCAACGCATGACGCCACCGCGTCGTGCATGACCATTGTGACGCACGGAGACGACGCCACCCTCGAACAGATCATCAAACAGCTCAGCAAGTTGCCGGACGTGCTCAAGGTTCAACATTTCGAGGACGGCGAATACGTGGACCGCGAACTGGTGCTGGTAAAGGTGGCGGTGGATTCCAAACACCGCGCGGAGGTGATGCAGATCACGGATATCTTCCGCGCCAAGATCGTGGACGTGCAACCGAAAAACCTGATCATTGAAATCACCGGCGATGAGAACAAGATCGAAAAGTTCATCGGCTTGATGGACAACTTCGGGATCGTGGCGCTGACCCGCACCGGCAAAGCCGCCATGCCCCGCGCCTGA
- the ilvC gene encoding ketol-acid reductoisomerase, with the protein MAKVYTDKDADLGVLKNKTLAVLGFGSQGHAHALNLKDSGLKVIIGLYEGSKSIPVAKEKGFKVFSTAEAVKRADVIMVALPDTKQPACYAKDIAPNLTPGKTLVFSHGFSIHFKTIVPPKNVNVIMVAPKGPGHTVRRQYTEGKGVPCLIAVYQNPGKTAKKIALAWAKGIGGTRAGVIETNFKEETETDLFGEQTVLCGGISALVQAGFETLVEAGYSPEMAYFECLHELKLIVDLMNESGISGMRFSISETAKWGDITVGPKIVDASVKKRMKAALQDIQSGKFAKAWVKEYKGGYKKYHALLKKGENHPIEKVGTKLRSLMPWMGKKNIKGAQAAY; encoded by the coding sequence ATGGCAAAAGTCTATACCGACAAAGACGCCGATCTCGGCGTGTTGAAAAACAAAACGCTCGCCGTGCTCGGCTTTGGCTCGCAAGGCCACGCCCACGCGCTCAACCTCAAAGACAGCGGCCTCAAGGTCATCATCGGCCTCTACGAAGGCAGCAAATCCATTCCCGTTGCGAAAGAAAAAGGCTTCAAGGTCTTTAGCACAGCGGAAGCGGTAAAGCGCGCCGATGTGATCATGGTCGCCCTGCCCGACACCAAGCAACCGGCCTGCTACGCGAAGGACATTGCGCCGAATTTAACCCCGGGCAAAACGCTCGTGTTCAGCCACGGCTTTTCCATCCATTTCAAAACCATTGTTCCGCCGAAAAATGTCAATGTGATCATGGTGGCGCCGAAAGGCCCGGGACACACGGTGCGGCGGCAGTACACCGAAGGTAAAGGTGTGCCGTGTTTGATCGCGGTCTATCAGAACCCCGGTAAAACCGCCAAGAAGATCGCGCTGGCCTGGGCCAAAGGCATTGGCGGCACGCGCGCGGGCGTCATCGAAACCAACTTCAAGGAAGAAACCGAAACCGATCTGTTTGGCGAACAAACCGTTCTGTGCGGCGGCATCAGCGCGCTGGTGCAGGCCGGATTTGAAACGCTGGTCGAAGCCGGTTATTCGCCCGAGATGGCGTATTTTGAATGTCTGCATGAATTGAAGCTGATCGTGGATTTAATGAATGAATCCGGCATCAGCGGCATGCGCTTCTCCATCTCCGAAACCGCCAAGTGGGGCGATATCACCGTCGGGCCGAAGATCGTGGACGCAAGCGTGAAGAAGCGGATGAAAGCCGCGTTGCAGGACATTCAATCCGGCAAATTTGCGAAGGCGTGGGTCAAGGAATACAAGGGCGGCTACAAGAAATACCACGCGCTGCTTAAGAAGGGTGAAAACCATCCGATTGAAAAAGTCGGCACGAAACTGCGCAGTCTGATGCCGTGGATGGGGAAGAAGAACATCAAAGGCGCGCAAGCCGCCTATTGA
- a CDS encoding DUF1080 domain-containing protein, whose amino-acid sequence MTLTNLNAPADESPGYTDTPIIPGQKWHVHDSNRPRPAVVTPAASFSLNAGAPSDAVVLFDGKDLSQWQNEHGGAAGWKVQNGYMEVTPAAGSIRTKQEFEDFQLHLEFASPVVVKGNSQGRGNSGIFLIGQYEAQVLDSYQNPTYADGQLGGMYGQFPPLANPSKKPGEWQSYDIIFEAPRWDAAGQLTRKAAVTIIVNGVVLQNHREYLGPTKHRELTSYNETKTSRGPIGLQDHGDLVRYRNIWIRPLGEIDRP is encoded by the coding sequence ATGACGCTTACCAACCTGAACGCGCCGGCCGATGAGTCCCCGGGTTACACCGATACGCCGATCATTCCCGGCCAGAAATGGCATGTTCACGACTCAAATCGCCCGCGTCCCGCAGTGGTCACGCCGGCAGCGAGTTTCAGTCTGAACGCCGGCGCCCCTTCGGATGCAGTGGTGTTGTTTGATGGCAAGGACTTGTCCCAATGGCAAAACGAACACGGTGGCGCGGCGGGCTGGAAAGTGCAGAATGGTTATATGGAAGTCACGCCGGCGGCGGGATCAATCCGCACCAAACAGGAGTTTGAAGATTTTCAACTGCACCTGGAATTCGCCTCCCCCGTCGTTGTCAAAGGCAACAGCCAGGGACGCGGGAACAGCGGAATTTTTTTGATCGGTCAATATGAAGCGCAGGTGCTCGACAGCTATCAAAATCCCACTTATGCCGATGGGCAACTGGGCGGGATGTACGGGCAATTTCCGCCATTGGCCAATCCCAGCAAAAAGCCGGGGGAATGGCAGAGTTACGATATTATTTTTGAAGCCCCGCGTTGGGATGCGGCCGGGCAATTGACCCGGAAGGCTGCCGTCACCATCATCGTCAACGGAGTCGTGCTGCAAAATCATCGCGAGTATCTCGGCCCCACCAAGCACCGCGAACTCACCAGCTACAACGAAACCAAAACTTCTCGCGGCCCGATCGGGTTGCAAGATCACGGCGATCTGGTTCGTTATCGCAACATTTGGATCCGCCCATTGGGAGAAATAGATCGTCCCTGA